A region of Papaver somniferum cultivar HN1 unplaced genomic scaffold, ASM357369v1 unplaced-scaffold_73, whole genome shotgun sequence DNA encodes the following proteins:
- the LOC113344119 gene encoding protein root UVB sensitive 1, chloroplastic-like — MASLSSCCGWSLSTINVSSNRRQLNSASIRATTTSYASILLPSSSSRSSLVVSYHHVNPNNLGISPCVYSSSSMSKPFLPFPPFFDKMNSLFKINTTTTTSSETKSIISNSSPQFELQLNDGGGSGNNNNNNNNGDNGSNENDDNKHGRDPSVFIMSILGCFWAFQFTWALATIADKEEDNAIWEVRGGKWIRLLPDPSQDAFIIASDDETNLSFKSLAHLGFINFFQSQCRQLFIRLMLPEGYPSSVSNDYLEYSLWRAVQGIASQISGVLSTQALLYAVGLGKGAIPTAAAVSWVLKDGIGYLSKILLSKYGRHFDVNPKGWRLCADLLENTAYGLEILTPSFPHLFVFIGAAAGAGRSAASLIQASTRSCFYAGFAAQRNFAEVIAKGEAQGMVSKSIGIMLGIGLAHCIGSSTYFAFASFFVVTGVHMFCNLKSYQSIQLRTLNPYRASLVFSEYLLTGQVPPVKEVNDEEPLFSGLQLINVSLMSKDTSQAEPQLLSGEAKDAAVQIEKRLLLGSKLSGVINSKEDTLALFDLYKDEGYILTEHEGLYCVVLKEGSSPQDMLKSLFHVNYLYWLEKNVGIEAKSAADDCRPSGKLQISLDYVNREFDHVKHDGTTAGWITEGLIARPLPNRIRLENCGASE; from the exons ATGGCGTCCTTGTCATCGTGCTGTGGTTGGTCATTATCCACGATTAATGTCAGCAGTAACAGACGACAACTTAACAGTGCTTCAATTAGAGCAACAACTACTTCATATGCTTCTATTTtgttaccatcatcatcatctaggtCTTCACTTGTTGTCTCTTATCATCATGTCAATCCCAACAATTTGGGAATTTCTCCCTGTGTTTATTCTTCCTCGTCCATGTCAAAACCGTTTCTGCCTTTTCCACCATTCTTTGATAAGATGAATTCACTATTCAAAATCAACACTACTACCACCACCTCTTCAGAAACAAAATCAATTATTAGTAATTCTTCGCCTCAATTTGAATTGCAACTTAATGATGGAGGAGGGAgtggaaacaacaacaacaataacaacaatggGGACAATGGGAGCAATGAGAATGACGATAACAAACATGGTCGGGATCCCTCTGTCTTTATCATGTCCATCTTGGGTTGTTTTTGGGCTTTCCAATTTACTTGGGCACTTGCAACCATTGCTgacaaagaggaagataatgctATTTGGGAAGTGAGAGGTGGAAAGTGGATCAGACTCCTCCCCGACCCTTCGCAGGATGCCTTTATCATTGCTTCTGATGACGAAACCAACTTGTCCTTTAAGTCTTTAGCGCATCTCGGTTTCATCAATTTCTTTCAGTCTCAGTGCAGACAACTTTTTATCCGGCTTATGCTTCCAGAGGGTTATCCCAGCAGCGTCAGCAACGATTACCTGGAGTACTCTCTATGGAGAGCTGTCCAAGGCATTGCTAGTCAAATCAGCGGTGTCCTGTCTACCCAG gCTTTACTTTATGCCGTTGGGTTGGGGAAAGGTGCAATACCAACAGCAGCTGCAGTGAGTTGGGTACTCAAGGATGGAATTGGGTATCTAAGCAAAATATTATTGTCCAAGTATGGACGCCATTTCGATGTGAATCCAAAGGGCTGGAGGTTGTGTGCGGATCTCTTGGAAAACACTGCTTATGGACTGGAGATTCTGACTCCTTCATTTCCTCATCTCTTTGTTTTCATTGGTGCAGCTGCTGGAGCAGGTCGATCAGCTGCCTCTTTGATTCAG GCTTCTACTAGGAGCTGTTTCTATGCAGGATTTGCTGCTCAGAGGAATTTTGCAGAG GTAATTGCCAAGGGAGAAGCTCAAGGGATGGTGAGCAAGTCAATCGGTATCATGCTTGGTATAGGGTTGGCTCACTGCATTGGCTCCTCCACGTATTTTGCCTTTGCTTCCTTTTTTGTGGTGACTGGGGTCCACATGTTCTGCAATCTCAAGTCATATCAATCAATTCAATTAAGGACACTCAATCCCTATCGTGCAA GTTTGGTCTTCAGCGAGTATCTTTTGACTGGCCAAGTTCCTCCTGTTAAAGAGGTTAATGATGAGGAACCACTCTTTTCGGGACTGCAGCTTATCAATGTTAGCCTCATGTCTAAA GACACTTCTCAAGCAGAACCGCAGTTATTATCTGGCGAAGCCAAGGATGCTGCAGTTCAAATTGAGAAGCGACTGCTGCTTGGCTCCAAGCTTAGTGGAGTTATCAACAGCAAGGAAGACACACTAGCCTTGTTTGATTTGTACAAAGATGAAGGGTACATATTGACAGAGCATGAAGGACTATACTGT GTGGTACTTAAAGAGGGCTCCTCACCACAAGACATGCTCAAATCGTTGTTCCATGTCAATTATTTATACTGGCTTGAGAAAAACGTCGGGATTGAGGCTAAGAGTGCTGCAGATGACTGTAGACCAAGCGGAAAGCTGCAAATATCATTAGATTATGTGAATAGGGAATTCGACCATGTTAAACATGATGGGACTACGGCAGGTTGGATCACTGAGGGACTCATTGCTAGGCCATTACCTAACAGGATTCGTTTAGAAAATTGTGGTGCCTCTGAGTGA